A window from Setaria italica strain Yugu1 chromosome VIII, Setaria_italica_v2.0, whole genome shotgun sequence encodes these proteins:
- the LOC101785884 gene encoding uncharacterized protein LOC101785884: protein MEQAFKVVEIELVLMYESIHSKAPVIHGWLGRGLRVFTLAAPVVSLVLFARAAGDMRGYARVDVHISYVLLGGAVFLETYAILLMVISPWTYADLRASERLRPAPRAVLWLIKLFQPETRPRWSNRMSQYNLISYCLNDEPRWYKGLMERLEWRWNFRVKTMWDSWRYTKKITVPKDLKRLVFDQLKSKANSTMDLKSYQKLGEHRASGRSSARARRPVPAAGVERRLRVRRQHPALAHRHRPLPLREQGRHLAEAAVMISICMLYLLVMRPFMMTVSIGQIRFGNTCAEAKGSFRRADEAGDEAGCVERLRAVDTSIVEPRDVKGDRSKSVLFQAYKLAQQLLELEGATEAKRCRLVASVWVEMLCYAAGKCSGSAHARQLSQGGELLNLVWLLMAHFGVGDQYRVESGHARAKLVVDR, encoded by the coding sequence ATGGAGCAGGCCTTCAAGGTCGTGGAGATCGAGCTGGTGCTCATGTACGAGTCCATCCACTCTAAGGCCCCCGTGATCCACGGCTGGCTCGGCCGGGGCCTCCGCGTCTTCACCCTCGCCGCGCCGGTCGTGTCGCTTGTGCTcttcgcgcgcgccgccggcgacatgCGAGGCTACGCGCGCGTCGACGTCCACATCTCCTACGTGCTCCTTGGCGGCGCCGTCTTCTTGGAGACCTACGCCATCCTCCTCATGGTCATCTCCCCCTGGACCTATGCCGACCTGCGAGCCAGCGAGCGGCTCCGGCCGGCGCCTAGGGCGGTGCTCTGGCTCATCAAGCTCTTCCAGCCGGAGACTAGGCCAAGGTGGTCGAACCGGATGTCGCAGTACAACCTCATCAGCTACTGCCTCAACGACGAGCCCCGCTGGTACAAGGGGCTCATGGAACGGCTGGAGTGGCGGTGGAACTTCCGTGTGAAGACGATGTGGGACAGCTGGAGGTACACGAAGAAGATCACCGTGCCGAAGGATCTCAAGCGGCTCGTCTTCGATCAGCTCAAGAGCAAGGCGAACAGCACCATGGACCTCAAGAGCTACCAGAAGCTCGGCGAGCACCGGGCCAGTGGGCGCTCCAGCGCAAGGGCCAGACGGCCTGTACCAGCAGCTGGGGTGGAGCGTCGACTGCGAGTTCGACGACAGCATCCTGCTCTGGCACATCGCCACCGACCTCTGCCTCTACGCGAGCAAGGACGACACCTAGCAGAAGCAGCGGTGATGATATCCATCTGCATGCTCTACCTCCTGGTGATGCGCCCGTTTATGATGACAGTGAGCATCGGGCAGATCCGGTTCGGCAACACCTGCGCGGAGGCCAAGGGCTCCTTCCGGCGAGCAGACGAGGCCGGGGACGAGGCCGGCTGCGTGGAAAGGCTCCGCGCCGTGGACACGTCCATCGTGGAGCCGCGGGACGTCAAGGGGGACCGGAGCAAGTCGGTGCTGTTCCAGGCgtacaagctcgcccagcagcTGCTGGAGCTGGAGGGCGCCACGGAGGCCAAGCGGTGTCGGCTCGTCGCCAGCGTGTGGGTGGAGATGCTCTGCTACGCCGCCGGCAAGTGCAGCGGCAGCGCCCACGCCAGGCAGCTTAGCCAGGGCGGCGAGCTGCTCAACTTGGTCTGGCTGCTCATGGCGCATTTCGGCGTTGGCGACCAGTACAGGGTCGAGTCCGGCCACGCCAGGGCCAAGCTCGTTGTTGATAGATAA